The following proteins are co-located in the Silene latifolia isolate original U9 population chromosome 1, ASM4854445v1, whole genome shotgun sequence genome:
- the LOC141649783 gene encoding protein FAR1-RELATED SEQUENCE 5-like: MVENGFKPTLGLMFVKLEEAIEFYNLYLVACGFIPRKYTQTRFRDGLIDKKSMVANRHGFKEDRKKLKLVVEFENTEEKKKRGKGHNHKLCSLKEREFQKNVRTLNLYMKQTIVNNCKLNIGATRTFRILAEQSNGYANIGASLTDFKNFKRNIKCYIGENDADMILDYLKALSQTQDGFYYAYQVDEDNCLAKLFWADAQARMNYSLFGDTITFDPTYGTNKYRMAFTPFTSVLTTTKIGDFFAAHLSIMRTMGHSFGCLRSSLIVWATRNLSAFLLIKIRQLNSGCVSYSSKQDIAHRMWHIMKKLTDKVESRICKERPTLLSGYAELFGIRLGTH; this comes from the exons ATGGTAGAAAATGGTTTCAAACCTACTCTGGGGTTAATGTTTGTAAAGCTGGAGGAGGCAATAGAGTTTTACAATTTATATCTCGTGGCTTGTGGTTTCATACCAAGGAAGTACACACAAACAAGATTCCGTGATGGTTTGATAGACAAAAAATCAATGGTCGCAAACAGACATGGATTCAAAGAGGATCGCAAAAAACTCAAACTTGTTGTTGAATTTGAAAAcacagaagagaaaaaaaaaagaggaaaag GTCATAATCACAAGCTCTGCTCACTCAAAGAACGGGAATTCCAGAAAAACGTAAGAACACTTAACCTTTACATGAAGCAgacaattgttaacaattgtaAACTCAACATCGGGGCTACCAGGACTTTTAGAATTCTGGCGGAACAATCAAATGGGTATGCAAACATTGGTGCATCTCTCACAGATTTCAAGAACTTCaaaagaaatattaaatgttatatagGTGAGAATGATGCTGACATGATTCTCGATTATTTAAAGGCGCTTTCTCAAACGCAAGATGGCTTTTACTATGCTTACCAAGTTGATGAGGATAATTGTTTGGCTAAACTCTTTTGGGCAGATGCACAAGCAAGAATGAATTATTCCTTGTTTGGGGACACCATCACCTTTGATCCTACTTACGGTACTAACAAGTACCGCATGGCCTTCACCCCATTCACATCGGTGTTGACAACCACAAAAATCGGTGACTTTTTTGCCGCGCACTTGTCGATCATGAGAACGATGGGTCATTCATTTGGGTGCTTAAGAAGTTCCTTGATTGTATGGGCAACAAGGAACCTCAGTGCATTCTTACTGATCAAGATCCGGCAATTAAACTCGGGATGCGTTTCGTATTCAAGCAAGCAAGACATCGCTCAtcgcatgtggcatataatgaaaaaaCTTACCGATAAAGTTGAGTCACGGATTTGTAAGGAGAGACCGACTTTGTTGAGCGGATATGCGGAGTTGTTTGGGATACGACTTGGAACCCATTGa